Proteins from a genomic interval of Macaca thibetana thibetana isolate TM-01 chromosome 17, ASM2454274v1, whole genome shotgun sequence:
- the GJB2 gene encoding gap junction beta-2 protein, which produces MDWGALQTILGGVNKYSTSIGKIWLTVLFIFRIMILVVAAKEVWGDEQADFVCNTLQPGCKNVCYDHYFPISHIRLWALQLIFVSTPALLVAMHVAYRRHEKKRKFIKGEIKNEFKDIEEIKTQKVRIEGSLWWTYTSSIFFRVVFEAAFMYVFYVMYDGFSMQRLVKCNAWPCPNTVDCFVSRPTEKTVFTVFMIAVSGICILLNVTELCYLLIRYCSGKSKKPV; this is translated from the coding sequence ATGGATTGGGGCGCGCTGCAGACGATCCTGGGGGGTGTGAACAAATACTCCACCAGCATTGGAAAGATATGGCTCACCGTCCTCTTCATTTTTCGCATCATGATCCTCGTTGTGGCCGCAAAGGAGGTGTGGGGAGATGAGCAGGCCGACTTTGTCTGCAACACCTTGCAGCCCGGCTGCAAGAATGTGTGCTACGATCACTACTTCCCCATCTCCCACATCCGGCTGTGGGCCCTGCAGCTGATCTTCGTGTCCACGCCGGCGCTCCTGGTGGCCATGCATGTGGCCTACCGGAGACATGAGAAGAAGAGGAAGTTCATCAAGGGGGAGATCAAGAATGAATTTAAGGACATCGAGGAGATCAAAACCCAGAAGGTCCGCATCGAAGGCTCCCTGTGGTGGACCTACACAAGCAGCATCTTCTTCCGGGTCGTCTTCGAAGCCGCCTTCATGTACGTCTTCTATGTCATGTACGATGGCTTCTCCATGCAGCGGCTGGTGAAGTGCAACGCCTGGCCTTGTCCCAACACTGTCGACTGCTTTGTGTCGCGGCCCACGGAGAAGACTGTCTTCACGGTGTTCATGATCGCGGTGTCTGGAATTTGCATCCTGCTGAATGTCACTGAATTGTGTTATTTGCTAATTAGATATTGTTCTGGGAAGTCAAAAAAGCCAGTTTAA